A region from the Hydra vulgaris chromosome 08, alternate assembly HydraT2T_AEP genome encodes:
- the LOC136083494 gene encoding zinc finger MYM-type protein 5-like, whose translation MVQNNDGSFKNSERLSCGQKRYLSKSCFRRELHNGEFVNREWLLYSPSTGSVFCFTCTLFSSKHSNFSTTEFHDWKNALKCISGHENGSKHHKNMLTYSSRQRESGQLDSVLLKQLHNEQLYWQNVLKRIVAVVKFLSSRGLPFRGNNETIGSEQNGNYLGTLELLS comes from the coding sequence ATGGTCCAGAACAATGATGGGAGCTTCAAAAATTCGGAAAGGTTGAGTTGCGGACAAAAAAGGTACTTATCAAAATCTTGCTTTAGACGTGAACTACACAATGGTGAATTTGTCAATCGTGAATGGCTATTATACTCACCTTCAACAGGTTCTGTTTTTTGCTTTACTTGTACCTTATTCTCCAGCAAACACTCTAATTTTTCCACAACTGAATTTCATGACTGGAAAAATGCCTTAAAATGTATATCTGGACACGAGAATGGTTCTAAACATCACAAAAATATGCTTACTTACTCCAGTCGGCAGAGAGAAAGTGGCCAGCTTGACTCTgtattattaaaacagttaCATAACGAACAATTGTACTGGCAAAATGTGCTGAAAAGAATTGTTGCAGTTGTAAAGTTCTTGTCATCAAGAGGATTGCCATTTCGTGGAAACAATGAAACCATTGGTTCAGAGCAAAATGGTAATTATTTAGGAACTCTTGAGTTACTTAGCTAG
- the LOC136083495 gene encoding zinc finger MYM-type protein 1-like, translated as MKKHGNSGKGNTSYLSANICEEFICLMGNKVLSEIISELKKAKYYSISVDSTPDLSHVDQLTFTVRYVKDLAPVKRFLQFVPIHGHGAEHLETVILNFLQENEISISDCRGQSYDNASNMAGQYSGLQKRIKDKSESALFIPCAGHSLNLVGNSAAGCCLEAIIFFDFVQCLYKFFSASTHRWQVLLSFVGKGKKIVKQLSGTRWSARADAVTCLHDSYDEIKKALEFLIKDISQSKETQNDAQNLITKMNTFEIVFLTIFWNDILCHFNETSKILQKENLNLDVAVRILKSLLHFIKDLRSQFENYQEKAKILLPNTDYRDSSKRTKKRSLRMAFFDGEAEELEFQGSYKFKIETYLPVIDSLTSNLEKRTSAYEKINDNFGFLVNIQTIANVELKDHCSNLAQIYKKDINENELFFECQQFKYYISKDEHSFTELYSTLKRDHLESTFPNIEISLRIFLSMMVSNCTGERSFSKLKLIKNELRSTMLQERLNCLSLMSIELDVFLTIDFDDIIKEFSRKKSRKRHM; from the coding sequence ATGAAAAAACATGGAAATTCTGGAAAAGGTAATACTTCATACCTCTCTGCCAATATCTGTGAGGAGTTTATATGCCTAATGGGAAATAAAGTTTTGAGCGAAAtaatttctgaattaaaaaaagcaaaatactaCTCAATCAGCGTTGACTCAACTCCAGACTTGTCACATGTAGATCAATTAACTTTTACAGTTCGATATGTTAAAGACTTGGCACCAGTTAAgcgttttttgcaatttgttcCCATTCACGGGCATGGAGCTGAACATTTAGAAACagtgattttgaattttttacaagaaaatgaAATTTCAATATCTGACTGTCGTGGGCAGTCATACGATAATGCATCAAATATGGCAGGACAGTACTCAGGCCTACAAAAGAGGATTAAAGACAAAAGTGAATCAGCATTGTTTATTCCTTGTGCTGGACATTCTTTAAATCTGGTTGGCAACAGTGCAGCTGGATGTTGTTTagaagcaattattttttttgactttgttCAATGCctctacaaatttttttctgcatCAACTCATCGTTGGCAAGTGCTTCTGTCTTTTGTTGGCAAAggcaaaaaaattgtcaaacaGCTTTCTGGAACTCGATGGTCAGCACGTGCAGATGCTGTGACTTGTCTGCATGACAGTTATGATGAGATTAAAAAAGCACTTGAATTTTTGATCAAGGACATAAGTCAGTCAAAAGAAACTCAAAATGATGCTCAAAATCTCATCACGAAAATGAACACTTTTGAGATTGTTTTTCTGACAATTTTCTGGAATGATATTCTTTGTCATTTTAATGAAACATCGAAGATTTTAcagaaagaaaatttaaacctGGATGTTGCAGTTCGGATTCTAAAGTCATTGTTGCATTTCATTAAAGATTTGAGGAGTCAATTTGAGAATTACCAGGAAAAAGCCAAAATCTTGCTTCCAAACACTGACTACAGAGATTCttcaaaaagaacaaaaaaaagaagcctACGTATGGCCTTCTTTGATGGTGAGGCTGAAGAATTGGAATTTCAGGGaagttataaattcaaaattgaaaCATACCTTCCTGTTATTGATTCACTAAcatcaaatttagaaaaaagaacATCAGCATATGAGAAGATCAATGACAATTTCGGATTTCTAGTAAACATTCAAACAATTGCCAATGTTGAACTAAAAGACCATTGTTCAAACCTAGCACAAATTTATAAGAAGGACATAAatgaaaatgaacttttttttgagtGCCagcaatttaaatattacatttcaAAAGATGAACATTCATTTACAGAACTTTACTCAACATTAAAAAGAGACCACTTGGAATCAACTTTTCCAAATATTGAAATTTCCCTTAGAATTTTTCTGTCAATGATGGTCTCAAATTGCACTGGCGAGCGatcattttcaaaactaaaacttataaaaaatgaactCCGCTCAACCATGCTGCAAGAAAGATTGAACTGTTTGTCGTTAATGTCAATTGaattagatgtttttttaaccattgattttgatgatattattaaagaattttcaagaaaaaaatcacGTAAGCGTCACATGTAA
- the LOC136083496 gene encoding tigger transposable element-derived protein 4-like, with protein MVRNRIKKTNKVAIPSETMKVAVNKVLEGTQLNVVARQFNIDKMTLKRYCRKKRLDPNEAFKPNYNNRQVFTAEDEKSLSSYLLIASKMNYGLSTRSTQLLAFEFALKNNKICPSSWIKNKISGIDWLQGFMKRQPELSLRTPEATSFARSTAFNKHTVREFFQNLKTVRNRYKYNPNCIYNVDETGLTTVQKPVKVLAGRGSKQVGRITSAERGTLVTACCASNAIGNSIPPLFIFSRVKFHDYMIKEGPPGCVGFANPSGWMNSEIFIEWIKHFVKYSNCSQESPVLLLLDSHESHVSVKGLELAIQHEITMISFPPRCSHKLQPLDRTVFGPLKRFYNSACDNWMTGFRVAGIEPFNSEIFKDDEYLPSSVTDRAAPDTVAITPVNNMESEMIPAHVNHIESEITIVNIETSILNKVSTSVASIISPEVLKPYPKASARKKNVKSRELKTRILTDTPVRNEIRLSKEKKIL; from the exons ATGGTTagaaatagaattaaaaaaacaaataaagttgcTATACCAAGTGAAACAATGAAAGTAGctgttaataaagttttagaagGAACACAACTGAATGTTGTAGCACGTCAGTTTAACATAgataaaatgactttaaaaagatattgtcgTAAAAAGAGGCTTGATCCAAATGAAGCTTTCAAGCCTAACTACAACAATAGACAAGTTTTTACAGCagaagatgaaaaaagtttatcaagttATTTACTAATTGCATCAAAAATGAACTATGGCCTTTCAACTAGGTCAACGCAATTATTGGCATTtgaatttgctttaaaaaacaataagataTGCCCATCATCAtggatcaaaaataaaatttcaggcATTGATTGGTTGCAAGGTTTTATGAAAAGACAACCAGAGTTGTCTCTACGAACACCTGAAGCAACGAGCTTCGCTCGATCAACAGCTTTTAACAAACACACTGTAAGagagttttttcaaaatcttaaaACGGTAAGAAATCGATATAAATATAATCCTAACtgtatatataatgttgatgaaactggTTTAACAACCGTTCAAAAGCCGGTAAAGGTTTTAGCTGGTAGAGGAAGCAAACAAGTTGGAAGAATCACATCCGCAGAACGAGGAACATTGGTAACTGCATGTTGTGCCTCTAATGCTATTGGAAATTCCATTCctccattatttattttttctagggTAAAGTTTCATGATTACATGATTAAGGAAGGACCTCCTGGATGTGTGGGATTTGCAAATCCTTCTGGTTGGATGAACTCAGAAATTTTCATAGAATGgattaaacattttgttaaatattcaaACTGTTCTCAGGAATCTCCAGTTTTGTTACTTCTCGACAGTCATGAAAGTCATGTTTCTGTTAAAGGCTTGGAGCTTGCAATTCAACACGAAATTACAATGATAAGTTTTCCTCCCCGTTGCAGCCATAAATTGCAGCCATTAGATAGAACTGTTTTTGGACCattgaaaaggttttacaaTTCTGCATGTGATAATTGGATG ACAGGATTTAGAGTAGCTGGCATTGAGCCATTCAATTCTGAAATTTTCAAAGATGACGAATATTTACCATCATCAGTTACAGATAGAGCTGCTCCAGATACAGTTGCTATCACTCCTGTCAACAACATGGAATCTGAAATGATACCAGCACATGTTAATCACATAGAGTCTGAAATAACTATAGTAAATATTGaaacaagtattttaaacaaagtgtCAACAAGTGTTGCTTCTATAATCTCACCTGAGGTTTTAAAACCTTACCCAAAAGCATCtgccagaaaaaaaaatgttaaaagtaggGAGTTAAAAACAAGGATCTTGACTGATACTCCTGTCAGAAATGAAATTCGTTTgtcaaaagaaaagaaaattttgtag
- the LOC136084019 gene encoding extracellular calcium-sensing receptor-like, with product MFLWFNFKNFLIFFLIGKTCCKTCMKTKVQSDFKGEFTIPALFPLRCSSQENIDMRTVAWIEAMKYTIEEENKKQNKNLFDYVIYDTYDSTNFDKTSFALLDTLMFSPDNKSESCACNDFVQQNKILGFIGPSESANCIYALALTLPYTDFPIISYSATSVDLDNRVLYPNFFRTVPPDNYQVLFIKDVLKMFHWTYVAVIAIDTSYGRAGIEQLVKVVETDASEDKVCLAFTALLPQVYDQSKYSKVAEKLIKENMASVIVVIGTFNLVQNIIKETDRYSISNRLWLLSEATGKNNWFYNYNNTLGNTFLFIVQTEGEDELFKKYFLGLTYQNSSSWLKAVFEKLGATESSNTTNDISQVFDLSMVSFIQDSVKVLIEAFYLYQKMYFPNQIQKIHNRTMFNEQIKKVSFPILNNSKTFSFNLNQNPESAYFELYTLSNSTFSKIALWSNNLGLTYFNKSIELHSIKSTCSTPCNPGNMKLVSPLNKCCWTCILCPDNSITTSSDDENCTTCNELFDFYPNENKSECIKRNRLYWNFMSSMQMPHQVIVLLLCSIGVLISLTFIFTFVLKESTPVVRSSDYILSLIQLSLHLVMFTLPLLSFPEETYIKCVCRIYLGSFSHVIIITIIFVKVTRLVEVFDLIVPCKMTLKKKVYIVFKTVLLLLLLSSIYIMFIYAIHNSKYKVFLEDEKGTTLFSVQKYCNAHSFLLFHLCYVLVYSIICGYQTFKIRDLPDNYNETSKIAYSLFFSNVTLCALVGLNYSSFDLNTKRFISCILFNIIMFFLMIILFFNKIKTIWFYPKKNDRLEFHKNSFKTICSHTSLCSIPSNQDEPVSSSLKNQDRSTVYINKSVCSSL from the coding sequence atgttCTTGTggtttaatttcaaaaactttttgattttttttttaattggaaaaacTTGTTGTAAAACTTGCATGAAAACAAAAGTTCAAAGTGATTTTAAAGGGGAATTCACAATACCAGCCTTATTTCCTTTAAGGTGTTCTTCACAGGAAAATATAGATATGAGAACTGTTGCATGGATAGAAGCTATGAAGTATACTATTgaggaagaaaataaaaagcaaaacaagaATTTATTCGATTATGTGATTTACGACACATACGATTCTACAAACTTTGACAAAACCTCATTTGCTCTTCTAGACACATTAATGTTTAGCCCCGACAATAAAAGTGAAAGTTGTGCGTGCAATGACTTTGTTcagcaaaacaaaatattaggcTTTATTGGTCCATCAGAATCAGCAAACTGTATTTACGCTCTCGCACTAACACTACCTTATACAGACTTTCCAATCATTAGTTACTCTGCAACAAGCGTGGATTTAGATAATAGAGTTTTATATCCAAACTTTTTTCGTACGGTTCCCCCTGATAACTAtcaagtattatttattaaagacgttttaaaaatgtttcattggACATACGTTGCCGTCATAGCGATTGATACTTCATACGGCAGAGCAGGAATTGAGCAACTTGTAAAAGTGGTTGAAACTGATGCGTCCGAAGATAAAGTTTGCTTAGCTTTTACGGCATTACTACCGCAAGTTTATGATCAAAGTAAATATTCAAAAGTAGCAGAAAAGTTGATTAAAGAGAACATGGCATCAGTCATAGTGGTTATTGGAACATTTAATCttgtacaaaatattataaaagaaacagATCGTTACAGTATATCAAATCGACTATGGCTGTTAAGTGAGGCTACTGGTAAAAACAATTGgttttataattacaataatacaCTTGGAAATACTTTTCTGTTTATTGTTCAGACTGAGGGAGAAGacgaattatttaaaaaatactttcttgGTTTAACTTACCAAAATTCAAGCTCATGGTTAAAagcagtttttgaaaaactcgGAGCAACTGAGAGTTCAAATACAACAAATGACATATCACAAGTTTTTGATCTCAGCATGGTTTCATTTATTCAAGACTCAGTGAAAGTTTTAATTGAAGCATTTTACTTGTATCAGAAAATGTATTTCCCTAACCAGATTCAAAAAATTCACAATAGAACAATGTTCAACGAGCAAATCAAAAAAGTCAGCTTTCCTATATTAAATAATTccaaaacttttagttttaatttaaaccaaaatCCTGAGTCGGCATATTTTGAACTTTATACCTTAAGTAACTCTACGTTTTCGAAAATTGCATTGTGGTCAAATAACTTAGGTTTaacgtattttaataaaagcataGAACTACATTCTATAAAATCAACGTGTTCGACACCTTGTAATCCGGGAAATATGAAACTAGTCAGTCCGCTGAATAAATGTTGTTGGACGTGCATTTTATGTCCAGACAATTCAATAACAACGTCGTCAGATGATGAAAATTGTACAACATGCAATGAATTATTCGATTTTTACCCAAATGAAAACAAAAGTGAGTGCATCAAACGTAACCGTTTATACTGGAACTTTATGAGCAGCATGCAAATGCCGCATCaagttatagttttattattatgtagcATAGGTGTATTAATTAGCTTAACGTTCATTTTCACTTTTGTTTTGAAAGAATCGACACCCGTTGTTAGATCTTCAGACTACATATTGTCGTTGATTCAGTTGTCGTTGCATCTTGTTATGTTTACTTTACCTTTATTGTCATTTCCTGAAGAGACATATATAAAATGCGTTTGTAGAATTTATTTAGGGAGTTTCTCGCACGTGATCATAATTACgattatatttgttaaagttACCCGGCTTGTTGAAGTTTTTGATCTCATTGTTCCTTGCAAAatgacacttaaaaaaaaagtctacatTGTATTTAAAACTGTCCTGCTGCTACTACTACTGTCTtcaatttatattatgtttatttatgctATTCACAAcagtaaatataaagtatttctTGAAGACGAAAAGGGAACAACGTTGTTTTCTGTGCAAAAGTACTGCAACGCgcatagttttttattatttcacttATGTTACGTGCTCGTTTATTCTATTATATGTGGctatcaaacatttaaaattagagATCTACCAGATAATTACAACGAAACAAGCAAGATAGCAtactctttgtttttttctaacgTAACCCTGTGCGCGTTGGTTGGACTTAATTACAgtagttttgatttaaatacgAAAAGGTTTATAAGTTGCATACTCTTcaatataataatgttttttctgatgattatcttgttttttaacaaaataaaaacaatatggTTTTACCCTAAAAAAAATGATCGATTAGAATTTCacaaaaactcttttaaaacaatttgttcgCACACTTCACTTTGTTCAATCCCATCAAACCAAGATGAGCCTGTTTCCTCTTCACTCAAAAATCAAGATCGATcaactgtatatataaacaaatctGTTTGCTCTTCCCTCTGA